One part of the Ralstonia pickettii genome encodes these proteins:
- the zigA gene encoding zinc metallochaperone GTPase ZigA: protein MSRPLPVTVLSGFLGAGKTTLLNHVLANREGKRVAVIVNDLSDVNIDAQLVGDGTATSAQLSRTDERMVELSNGCICCTLREDLLDEIARLAREDRFDYLLIESTGVAEPLPIAETFTFEDAEGDVLSDLARLDTMVTVVDAQHFLVDYDAADFLSDRGQARDEDDDRTVVDLLIEQVEFCDVIVLNKIDLVSDAERERLAGILHSLNPRARIVPASFGKVPLDEILNTHRFDFDAASAAPAWLAELRGEHVPETEALGIRSFVYRRRVAFHPQRLWDLMHTEWLREHGRVLRSKGYFWLASRMDTAGSWGQAGGVMRHGGAGAWWAAVDEAEWPDEEEARADIQDKMHDNGAPAQWGDRRQELVFIGTDLDEAALIAQLDTCLLTEAEMAAGPEVWAALPDPFPAWAYDDHDEEDGDDDHDHQHGDDCDCGHHH, encoded by the coding sequence ATGTCCCGTCCGCTTCCTGTTACCGTGCTGTCCGGCTTTCTGGGCGCCGGCAAGACCACGCTGCTCAACCACGTGCTCGCCAACCGCGAGGGCAAGCGTGTGGCCGTGATCGTCAATGACCTGTCGGACGTCAACATCGACGCGCAGCTCGTGGGCGATGGCACAGCCACCAGTGCGCAGCTCTCGCGCACTGACGAGCGCATGGTGGAGCTGTCCAACGGCTGCATCTGCTGCACGCTGCGCGAAGACCTGCTCGACGAGATCGCGCGCTTGGCCCGCGAAGACCGCTTCGACTACCTGCTGATCGAATCGACCGGCGTGGCCGAGCCGCTGCCGATTGCCGAGACGTTTACGTTTGAAGACGCTGAAGGCGACGTGCTGTCCGACCTCGCGCGCCTCGACACCATGGTCACCGTGGTTGATGCGCAGCACTTCCTGGTCGACTACGACGCAGCGGATTTTTTGTCCGATCGCGGCCAGGCGCGTGATGAAGATGACGATCGCACCGTCGTCGACTTGCTCATCGAACAGGTCGAGTTTTGCGACGTGATCGTGCTCAACAAGATCGATCTCGTGAGCGATGCCGAGCGCGAGCGCCTGGCAGGCATCCTGCATTCATTGAACCCGAGGGCGCGCATCGTGCCCGCATCGTTCGGCAAGGTGCCGCTGGACGAAATTCTCAATACGCATCGCTTTGATTTCGATGCCGCGTCTGCAGCCCCGGCGTGGCTGGCCGAGCTGCGCGGCGAACACGTTCCCGAGACCGAAGCGCTCGGCATTCGAAGCTTTGTCTATCGCCGCCGCGTGGCATTCCACCCGCAGCGCCTGTGGGACCTGATGCACACCGAATGGCTGCGCGAACACGGCCGCGTGCTGCGCTCGAAAGGCTATTTCTGGCTGGCCTCTCGCATGGACACGGCGGGCAGCTGGGGCCAGGCCGGCGGCGTGATGCGCCATGGCGGCGCCGGCGCATGGTGGGCTGCGGTGGATGAAGCCGAGTGGCCTGACGAGGAAGAAGCCCGCGCAGACATCCAGGACAAGATGCACGACAACGGTGCGCCCGCGCAGTGGGGCGACCGCCGCCAGGAACTGGTCTTCATTGGCACGGACCTGGATGAAGCCGCGCTCATCGCGCAGCTCGACACCTGTCTGCTGACCGAGGCGGAGATGGCTGCCGGGCCCGAAGTTTGGGCTGCGCTGCCCGATCCGTTCCCCGCGTGGGCCTACGACGACCATGACGAGGAAGACGGCGACGACGACCACGATCACCAACACGGTGACGACTGCGACTGCGGGCACCATCACTGA
- a CDS encoding ABC transporter substrate-binding protein, with product MPVLRLLRAANLVAALSFATALAALTPGAAHAQPPSTLVVGLSSDVTSLDPHFHNVTPNSNVAEHMFEALIAKDEKMRLKPGLATSWKALSDTVWEIKLRPGVHFHDGSEFTSADVVYSLARPATIKNSPSPFTIYTRGFKDVTAVDKLTVRITTNGPYPLVPNDLSTIYMVSKKAVEKAGADDFNNGRAMIGTGPYKFVSFTRGDRLELARFDGYCGKKPQWQHVTLRILTADAPRVAALLAGDVQVIENVPSSDIKKLSADPAVSVFKMPVFRMMYLHMDSNRDVSPFVTDKAGKPLPKNPLKDARVREAISLTISRQAIVDRVMEGAAEPTGQLVNSALFGHVPGLKAPSADPAAAKKLLAQAGYPDGFAITLHATNNRYPNDDRVAQVIASMLSRVGIVTKVETLPSASFFTRANKLDFSFLQAGWGADTGEASSSLKALLATYDPARGWGASNRGRYSNPALDAKLAEALQTLDDSKREKLLQEATEIGMRDYGVIPLYFNINVWAARKGYAVVPRLDERTYAFDVTH from the coding sequence ATGCCGGTCCTGCGTCTGCTGCGCGCTGCGAACCTTGTCGCCGCGCTGTCTTTTGCCACGGCGCTTGCGGCGCTCACACCGGGTGCTGCGCATGCCCAGCCGCCTTCCACGCTGGTGGTCGGCCTGTCGAGCGATGTCACTTCGCTCGATCCGCACTTCCATAACGTCACGCCCAATTCGAACGTGGCCGAGCATATGTTCGAGGCGCTGATCGCCAAGGACGAGAAGATGCGCCTCAAGCCCGGCCTCGCCACGTCGTGGAAGGCGCTGAGCGATACGGTGTGGGAAATCAAGCTGCGTCCCGGCGTGCATTTCCATGACGGCAGCGAGTTCACCTCGGCCGACGTCGTCTATTCGCTGGCGCGCCCAGCCACCATCAAGAACAGCCCCTCGCCCTTCACGATCTACACGCGGGGTTTCAAGGACGTGACGGCCGTCGACAAGCTGACCGTGCGCATCACCACCAACGGCCCTTATCCGCTGGTGCCGAACGACTTGTCGACCATCTACATGGTGTCAAAAAAGGCCGTCGAAAAAGCCGGCGCGGACGATTTCAACAATGGCCGCGCCATGATCGGGACCGGGCCGTACAAGTTCGTGTCGTTTACGCGCGGCGATCGGCTGGAGCTAGCGCGCTTCGATGGCTACTGCGGTAAAAAGCCGCAATGGCAGCACGTGACGCTGCGCATTCTGACGGCAGACGCACCGCGCGTGGCAGCGCTGTTGGCGGGCGATGTGCAGGTCATCGAGAACGTGCCAAGCTCGGACATCAAGAAGCTGTCGGCCGACCCGGCGGTGTCGGTATTCAAGATGCCGGTGTTCCGGATGATGTATCTGCATATGGATTCGAACCGCGATGTATCGCCGTTCGTGACCGACAAGGCGGGCAAGCCGCTGCCGAAGAATCCGCTCAAGGATGCACGCGTACGCGAGGCGATCTCGCTGACAATTTCACGCCAGGCCATCGTCGATCGCGTGATGGAAGGCGCGGCCGAGCCGACGGGCCAGCTCGTCAACAGCGCGCTGTTCGGCCACGTGCCGGGCCTGAAGGCACCGTCGGCGGACCCCGCCGCAGCGAAAAAGCTGCTCGCCCAGGCTGGCTACCCCGACGGTTTTGCCATCACGCTGCATGCCACCAACAATCGCTATCCGAACGATGACCGCGTCGCCCAGGTGATTGCGTCAATGCTTTCGCGGGTGGGCATCGTGACCAAGGTGGAGACGTTGCCGTCGGCGTCGTTTTTCACGCGGGCGAACAAGCTGGATTTCTCGTTTTTGCAGGCGGGTTGGGGTGCCGATACGGGGGAAGCCAGTTCCAGCCTGAAAGCGCTGCTGGCCACGTATGACCCGGCGCGCGGCTGGGGGGCATCCAATCGCGGGCGTTATTCGAACCCCGCACTCGACGCCAAGCTGGCTGAAGCGCTGCAGACGCTGGACGACAGCAAGCGCGAAAAGCTGCTGCAGGAGGCCACGGAAATCGGTATGCGCGATTACGGCGTGATTCCGCTCTACTTCAACATCAACGTATGGGCAGCGCGCAAGGGCTACGCGGTGGTGCCGCGTCTGGACGAGCGCACATATGCATTCGATGTGACGCACTGA
- the hslV gene encoding ATP-dependent protease subunit HslV, translating into MEQYHGTTIVSVRRGNQVALGGDGQVTLGNIVMKGSARKVRAIYDGKVLVGFAGATADAFSLLDRFEAKLQKHQGNLLRSAVDLAKDWRTDRALRHLEAMLIVADREATLIITGNGDVLDPEGGIAAIGSGGSYAQSAAKALMENTDLAPRDVVEKSLRIAGELCIYTNTNFVIETLE; encoded by the coding sequence ATGGAACAGTATCACGGCACCACCATCGTCAGCGTGCGGCGCGGCAACCAAGTCGCGCTCGGCGGCGACGGCCAGGTCACGCTGGGCAATATCGTCATGAAGGGCTCGGCCCGCAAGGTGCGCGCCATCTACGACGGCAAGGTACTGGTGGGCTTTGCCGGCGCGACCGCCGACGCCTTCTCCCTGCTCGACCGCTTTGAGGCCAAGCTGCAGAAGCACCAGGGCAACCTGCTGCGCTCGGCCGTCGATCTCGCCAAGGACTGGCGCACCGATCGCGCCCTGCGCCACCTTGAAGCGATGCTGATCGTCGCAGACCGCGAAGCCACGCTCATCATCACCGGCAACGGCGATGTGCTGGACCCGGAGGGCGGCATTGCTGCCATTGGCTCGGGCGGCTCGTATGCCCAATCGGCAGCCAAGGCGCTGATGGAGAACACCGACCTCGCGCCGCGCGATGTGGTGGAAAAATCGCTGCGGATTGCCGGCGAACTCTGCATCTATACCAACACCAATTTCGTGATCGAGACGCTCGAATAA
- the hslU gene encoding ATP-dependent protease ATPase subunit HslU, producing the protein MSETMTPSEIVSELDKHIIGQHKAKKAVAVALRNRWRRQQVGDPLRQEITPKNILMIGPTGVGKTEIARRLAKLADAPFIKIEATKFTEVGYVGRDVDTIVRDLAEMAVKQTRESEMKKVRAKAEDAAEDRILDVLIPPPRDIGFAQPEEKDSTARQTFRKKLREGQLDDKEIELEVSAGVPSMDIMGPPGMEDMTDQIRSMFAGLGQGKKNRRKMKVSEAFKLLIDEEAAKLVNEDELKQKAVANVEQNGIVFLDEIDKIASRSEYGGGEVSRQGVQRDLLPLVEGTTVNTKYGMIKTDHILFIASGAFHLSKPSDLIPELQGRFPIRVELDSLSVDDFRAILTQTDASLTKQYQALLKTEGVDLVFAEDGIRRLAEIACSVNEKVENIGARRLYTVMERLLEDLSFHAHKSSGETVTIDAAYVDERLNELSGNEDLSRYVL; encoded by the coding sequence ATGTCTGAAACCATGACGCCGTCGGAAATCGTCTCCGAACTCGACAAGCACATCATCGGCCAGCACAAGGCCAAGAAGGCCGTGGCCGTGGCGCTTCGCAACCGCTGGCGCCGCCAGCAGGTGGGAGACCCGCTACGCCAGGAAATCACGCCCAAGAACATCCTGATGATCGGGCCGACCGGCGTGGGCAAGACCGAGATCGCGCGCCGCCTGGCCAAGCTGGCCGACGCACCGTTCATCAAGATCGAGGCGACGAAGTTCACTGAGGTCGGCTACGTCGGCCGTGACGTCGACACCATCGTGCGCGATCTGGCCGAGATGGCGGTCAAGCAAACGCGCGAATCCGAGATGAAGAAGGTGCGCGCCAAGGCCGAAGATGCAGCCGAAGACCGCATTCTCGACGTGCTGATCCCGCCCCCGCGCGACATCGGCTTTGCGCAGCCGGAAGAGAAGGATTCGACCGCGCGCCAGACCTTCCGCAAGAAGCTGCGCGAAGGCCAGCTCGACGACAAGGAAATCGAACTGGAAGTGTCGGCCGGCGTGCCGAGCATGGACATCATGGGGCCGCCGGGCATGGAAGACATGACCGATCAGATCCGCTCGATGTTCGCGGGCCTGGGCCAAGGCAAGAAGAACCGTCGCAAGATGAAGGTGAGCGAAGCCTTCAAGCTGCTGATCGACGAAGAGGCGGCGAAGCTCGTGAACGAAGACGAGTTGAAGCAGAAAGCGGTGGCCAACGTCGAGCAGAATGGCATCGTATTTCTGGACGAGATCGACAAAATTGCCAGCCGCAGCGAATACGGCGGCGGCGAGGTGTCGCGTCAGGGCGTGCAGCGTGACTTGCTGCCGCTGGTGGAAGGCACGACCGTCAATACGAAGTACGGGATGATCAAGACCGATCACATCCTGTTCATCGCGTCGGGTGCGTTCCATCTGTCCAAGCCGAGCGATCTGATTCCGGAGTTGCAGGGCCGATTCCCGATCCGTGTGGAACTGGATTCGCTGTCGGTGGACGATTTTCGCGCGATTCTCACGCAGACCGATGCCAGCCTTACCAAGCAATATCAGGCGCTGCTGAAGACCGAAGGTGTTGATCTTGTGTTTGCAGAAGACGGCATCCGCCGCCTCGCCGAGATCGCATGCTCGGTCAACGAGAAAGTCGAGAACATCGGCGCACGCCGCCTGTACACCGTGATGGAGCGGCTGCTGGAAGACCTGTCGTTCCACGCGCACAAGTCCTCAGGCGAGACGGTGACCATCGACGCCGCATACGTCGACGAGCGCTTGAACGAGCTGTCGGGCAACGAAGATCTGTCGCGCTACGTGCTCTAA